In the genome of Indicator indicator isolate 239-I01 chromosome 8, UM_Iind_1.1, whole genome shotgun sequence, one region contains:
- the SLC25A4 gene encoding ADP/ATP translocase 1 — MGDQALGFLKDFLAGGIAAAISKTAVAPIERVKLLLQVQHASKQITADKQYKGIVDCIVRIPKEQGIASFWRGNLANVIRYFPTQALNFAFKDKYKQIFLGGVDKHKQFWRYFAGNLASGGAAGATSLCFVYPLDFARTRLAADVGKGASEREFSGLGDCIVKIFKSDGLRGLYQGFSVSVQGIIIYRAAYFGVYDTAKGMLPDPKNVHIIVSWMIAQSVTAVAGLVSYPFDTVRRRMMMQSGRKGADIMYTGTLDCWRKIAKDEGGKAFFKGAWSNVLRGMGGAFVLVLYDEIKKFV; from the exons ATGGGTGACCAAGCGCTCGGCTTCCTCAAGGACTTTTTGGCCGGTGGGATCGCTGCTGCTATCTCCAAGACTGCTGTCGCCCCCATCGAGAGAGTGAAGTTGTTGCTGCAG GTCCAGCATGCCAGCAAACAAATCACGGCGGATAAGCAGTACAAGGGCATCGTGGACTGCATAGTCCGCATTCCTAAGGAGCAGGGCATCGCCTCCTTCTGGAGAGGCAACCTGGCCAATGTCATCCGGTACTTCCCCACCCAAGCCCTCAACTTCGCCTTCAAGGACAAGTATAAGCAGATCTTCCTGGGGGGAGTTGACAAGCACAAGCAGTTCTGGCGCTACTTTGCGGGGAACCTGgcatctggaggtgctgcaggagctACTTCCCTCTGCTTCGTCTACCCCCTGGATTTTGCCAGGACCCGTCTGGCAGCTGATGTGGGCAAAGGAGCCAGTGAGAGAGAGTTCTCAGGGCTGGGCGACTGCATCGTCAAGATTTTCAAGTCTGATGGTTTGAGGGGCCTGTATCAAGGATTCAGTGTGTCTGTTCAGGGCATCATCATCTACAGAGCAGCATACTTCGGGGTTTATGACACTGCCAAGG GTATGTTGCCTGATCCAAAGAATGTGCATATTATAGTGAGCTGGATGATTGCCCAGTCTGTCACTGCAGTAGCAGGGCTGGTTTCTTATCCTTTTGATACTGTGCGACGTAGGATGATGATGCAGTCTGGCCGAAAAGGAG CTGATATCATGTACACGGGCACACTTGATTGTTGGAGGAAGATAGCTAAAGATGAAGGAGGCAAAGCCTTTTTCAAAGGTGCCTGGTCGAATGTTTTGAGAGGCATGGGTGGAGCTTTTGTATTGGTACTTTACGATGAAATCAAGAAATTCGTCTAA